The Acidobacteriota bacterium genome includes a window with the following:
- a CDS encoding EAL domain-containing protein: MLDERGTLQVLLVRIEHEQNLERIVGWERYDAVLSSVAVHLGGLLEETAGSGSLLCQEHVRGDIFLVVLADHFEAGRLHDSFVDGITITHETGESENIAVRVGQGVIKMRPALRVERTIYNGILEARQDFHRRGEALDQARLDEVRRILREGEVRTLFQPIVKAPSREIVGFEALSRGPEGSYLETADNLFGFTERAGMLGEVELLCLDQALENAKALPGGAILFLNLSMLGLEYIESEGLGLIGRIKESGRSPSECVLEITERTYAESASRLRERVSELRKHGFRIAIDDMGTGYSALHVLAELQPDFIKLDKMLVRDLPEEPIKRNLVSAIIGFARDSQSVIIAEGVETEDEVETLKILGVELQQGFFFGYPKSH, encoded by the coding sequence ATGCTCGACGAACGTGGAACATTGCAGGTGCTCCTGGTTCGCATCGAGCATGAGCAGAACCTCGAGCGCATTGTTGGGTGGGAGCGGTACGACGCTGTTCTTTCCAGCGTCGCGGTCCATCTCGGTGGTCTGCTCGAAGAAACTGCGGGTTCGGGAAGCCTGTTGTGCCAGGAGCACGTTCGGGGTGACATTTTCCTGGTCGTTCTCGCCGATCACTTCGAAGCGGGAAGACTCCACGATTCGTTCGTCGACGGAATCACCATTACACACGAAACCGGGGAAAGCGAAAACATCGCTGTGCGGGTGGGCCAAGGTGTGATCAAGATGCGGCCGGCTCTTCGGGTCGAAAGGACGATCTACAACGGCATTCTCGAAGCACGCCAGGATTTTCATCGCCGCGGAGAGGCGCTGGATCAGGCGCGGCTGGACGAGGTTCGTCGAATTCTGCGCGAGGGAGAAGTCCGCACGCTGTTTCAACCGATCGTCAAGGCGCCGAGTCGGGAGATCGTCGGATTCGAGGCGCTCAGCCGTGGACCCGAGGGGAGCTACTTGGAAACCGCTGACAATCTCTTCGGTTTCACCGAAAGGGCCGGGATGCTCGGGGAGGTGGAGTTACTGTGCCTGGATCAGGCGCTCGAAAACGCGAAGGCGCTTCCCGGAGGTGCCATCCTCTTCCTGAACCTTTCGATGCTCGGTCTCGAGTACATCGAGTCCGAGGGATTGGGTTTGATCGGTCGGATCAAGGAATCCGGCCGCTCTCCGAGCGAGTGCGTCCTCGAAATCACCGAACGAACCTACGCCGAGAGTGCGAGCAGACTGAGAGAAAGAGTTTCCGAGCTCCGAAAGCATGGATTTCGAATCGCCATCGACGACATGGGAACCGGGTACAGTGCCCTCCACGTCCTTGCCGAACTGCAACCGGACTTCATCAAGCTCGACAAGATGTTGGTGCGTGACCTGCCTGAGGAACCGATCAAACGCAATCTGGTGTCTGCGATCATCGGATTCGCGCGTGACAGCCAGTCGGTCATCATTGCCGAAGGCGTCGAGACCGAAGACGAGGTGGAGACTCTGAAGATCCTGGGAGTCGAACTCCAACAGGGATTCTTCTTCGGCTATCCCAAATCCCACTAG
- a CDS encoding HAMP domain-containing histidine kinase, whose protein sequence is MTRRRILLQTRIARHITFTVVVSLVISALVLVVFRHQFVRRNMERSARTYASLISEPLTHLVQFLGSSGKGLLDQQVAQLRMMNDDIERLEIVDVRGQVVLRAEGDSVVLFGDGVEAPVINDRELLRAISGLEPTARQVTEPDGSDAYQVVAPVVKQWGEHVYSLVGTFTYANVDRQLRSSLWLSALILAIGLVLAHRVSVMLAGGITLDLDRLRAGVTRIQEGRLEERVSINSRDEIEELANAFNLMADELVATIRQLREANRELETLDQTKADLVANVSHELKTPLTALRGYLELISDGGLGTVSEQATEAVMVCRKNVQRLSLRVEELVQLAHIDRFTALDAAREEIDLRPILDGVIDTIRPRIEGRGVKFVLQVQPDLTTLEANPEQIERVFLNLLDNAAKFTPEGGSIVIIAEASRHEGREGALIRIQDSGVGIPTTELVRIFDRFYQVDPSSRRRFGGMGLGLSLVRSIVEAHRGAVWAESEEGIGSTFFVWLPFKEVEEDSAAEDDQSVRLEGAGLSPSTIGEV, encoded by the coding sequence GTGACTCGGCGGCGCATCTTGTTGCAGACGAGAATCGCGCGTCACATCACATTCACGGTGGTGGTGAGTCTCGTAATCAGTGCGCTGGTGCTCGTCGTATTCCGTCACCAGTTCGTACGCCGGAACATGGAGCGTTCTGCGCGCACGTACGCGTCGCTGATCAGTGAGCCTCTGACACACCTCGTGCAATTTCTCGGCTCATCGGGCAAGGGCTTGCTCGATCAACAAGTTGCACAGCTTCGAATGATGAACGACGATATCGAACGCCTCGAGATTGTTGATGTTCGAGGCCAGGTCGTGCTCCGCGCCGAGGGTGACAGCGTTGTTCTATTCGGTGACGGCGTCGAGGCTCCGGTGATCAACGATCGAGAGCTCCTTCGAGCCATTTCTGGACTCGAACCGACTGCGAGACAAGTCACCGAACCGGATGGGAGCGATGCATACCAGGTGGTGGCTCCAGTCGTGAAGCAATGGGGAGAGCACGTTTACTCCCTGGTTGGGACCTTCACCTACGCCAATGTCGATCGGCAGCTCCGCTCTTCGCTGTGGTTGTCCGCTTTGATTCTGGCGATCGGTCTGGTGCTGGCGCATCGGGTGTCGGTGATGCTGGCCGGCGGCATCACTCTCGATCTCGATCGTCTGCGGGCAGGTGTGACGAGAATTCAGGAAGGTCGGCTCGAGGAACGAGTCTCGATCAACTCCCGTGATGAGATCGAGGAGCTTGCCAACGCGTTCAACCTGATGGCGGATGAGTTGGTCGCTACAATTCGCCAGCTTCGCGAGGCCAACCGGGAGCTCGAAACCCTTGACCAGACCAAAGCCGACCTGGTGGCAAACGTGTCGCACGAGCTCAAGACGCCATTGACAGCGTTGCGCGGCTACCTCGAATTGATATCGGACGGTGGGCTGGGGACCGTATCGGAGCAAGCGACAGAAGCGGTCATGGTGTGCAGGAAAAACGTCCAGCGACTCTCGCTGAGAGTTGAAGAGCTCGTTCAACTTGCTCATATCGATCGGTTTACCGCCCTCGATGCTGCGCGCGAGGAAATCGATCTCCGGCCGATCTTGGACGGAGTCATCGACACCATTCGTCCGCGCATCGAAGGCAGAGGGGTCAAATTCGTCCTGCAAGTGCAGCCGGACCTCACGACCTTGGAGGCCAATCCGGAGCAGATCGAACGGGTATTCCTCAACCTGCTGGACAATGCCGCCAAATTCACCCCGGAGGGTGGCTCGATCGTCATCATCGCGGAGGCTTCTCGGCATGAAGGTCGCGAAGGGGCCCTGATTCGAATTCAGGACAGCGGTGTTGGCATTCCGACTACCGAGTTGGTCCGGATATTTGATCGCTTCTATCAGGTCGATCCGAGCTCACGCCGGCGGTTTGGTGGGATGGGCCTCGGCCTGTCACTCGTGCGCAGCATCGTCGAGGCTCACCGTGGAGCGGTCTGGGCGGAGAGCGAAGAGGGGATTGGATCTACGTTCTTCGTCTGGCTGCCATTCAAGGAGGTCGAGGAGGACTCTGCAGCGGAGGACGATCAGTCTGTTAGACTCGAAGGTGCTGGCTTGAGTCCTTCTACGATTGGGGAGGTTTGA
- a CDS encoding response regulator, with protein MARVFVVDDEPDMVDLLATILKSDGLEVETDTDGRSALARLLADPPDLVLLDLMMPDLDGMELLKLLRLDANGAGVPVLVVSARSGHQDQLGTLQLGANAYICKPFSPRELVRQVRQLLDEASQGETSA; from the coding sequence ATGGCTCGGGTTTTCGTTGTCGATGATGAGCCGGATATGGTGGATCTCCTTGCGACGATTCTCAAATCCGACGGTCTTGAGGTCGAGACCGATACTGATGGGCGCTCAGCTCTCGCGCGGCTCCTGGCCGACCCCCCCGATCTCGTGTTGCTCGATCTCATGATGCCCGATCTCGATGGAATGGAGCTGCTCAAGCTGCTGCGGCTCGACGCCAACGGAGCAGGGGTCCCGGTGCTCGTGGTCAGTGCCAGGAGCGGCCATCAGGATCAGCTCGGCACGTTGCAGTTGGGAGCGAACGCATACATCTGCAAGCCATTTTCTCCGCGCGAGCTTGTGCGACAGGTGCGCCAGCTTCTCGATGAGGCCTCGCAAGGCGAGACGAGCGCCTGA
- a CDS encoding YicC family protein has translation MTLMSMTGFGRARAELSDRFAASVVVRSVNHRYLDIQVRTNTREETPEIDAVARAGVSEHFRRGRVTAQINLERKTSADVDVVVNTEAVQAVLDQLARVSSGREIGGSVRIGDILSVPGLITVASPDTILDQGELDALRSAVNEAAAEVVAMRRDEAARLVQQIESELSELASFVDWFEPQMSDLRKRIFERTQERIDGLLGPEINVDSERVLQEAAILADRADVAEEVVRLRSHMENFRERLESGGVVGRSLDFLCQEIHRELNTLGSKCREFGVVDRLVDAKSSAERIREQVQNLE, from the coding sequence ATGACCCTCATGAGTATGACTGGGTTTGGCCGAGCGCGGGCAGAGCTGTCGGATCGATTTGCGGCATCCGTAGTGGTGCGTTCAGTCAATCACCGATATCTCGACATTCAGGTGCGGACCAACACCCGCGAAGAAACGCCTGAGATCGATGCAGTTGCTCGTGCGGGCGTTTCGGAGCATTTTCGCCGCGGTCGAGTCACGGCGCAGATCAATCTCGAGCGGAAAACCTCTGCTGATGTCGATGTTGTGGTCAATACCGAGGCCGTGCAGGCGGTGCTCGACCAGCTTGCCCGAGTCTCTTCGGGTCGAGAAATCGGCGGGTCGGTGAGAATCGGGGACATTCTGTCAGTTCCCGGATTGATTACTGTTGCGTCGCCGGACACGATCCTCGACCAGGGGGAGCTGGATGCTCTTCGATCCGCGGTCAACGAAGCGGCTGCGGAGGTTGTGGCAATGCGGCGCGACGAGGCTGCTCGTCTCGTACAACAGATCGAGTCAGAGTTGAGTGAGCTTGCCTCTTTTGTCGATTGGTTCGAGCCGCAGATGTCGGATCTCAGAAAGCGGATTTTCGAACGAACCCAGGAACGGATCGATGGCCTCCTCGGTCCGGAGATAAACGTCGATTCAGAGCGTGTACTGCAGGAGGCTGCGATACTCGCCGACCGGGCAGATGTCGCTGAGGAGGTGGTTCGTCTTCGCTCTCACATGGAGAATTTCAGAGAGCGCCTCGAATCCGGAGGGGTCGTCGGGCGTTCTCTGGACTTCCTGTGCCAGGAGATTCACCGAGAGCTCAACACACTGGGATCGAAATGTCGTGAGTTCGGAGTCGTGGATCGCCTGGTGGATGCCAAGTCCTCTGCCGAACGAATTCGGGAGCAGGTCCAGAACCTGGAGTAA